In Constrictibacter sp. MBR-5, a single genomic region encodes these proteins:
- a CDS encoding GTP-binding protein produces MPIPFTVIGGFLGAGKTTLLNRVLREARDERVAVLVNDFGAINVDADLVVEHGGETIALANGCICCSIGDSLMDALIRILSAPQPVDRILVEASGVSDPARIADMARIDRALTLDGVVVLADAAEVRAHAADRFVGDAVRGQIAVADIVLLNKADLAGPATLAQTEAWLAEVAPDVPRVRTTMAEVPLDLILGGAAHGSSAPRAPGFVDHEARFARAALRLPVLTDRAGFEAALRGLPASVLRAKGVVHFAEDPADAFLLQKTGRSCTLASLGRRPPDGDGLVFIGTPEMPSAALLADALGGEPLAD; encoded by the coding sequence GTGCCGATTCCGTTCACCGTCATCGGCGGCTTCCTGGGCGCCGGCAAGACGACGCTCCTGAACCGTGTGCTGCGCGAGGCGCGCGACGAGCGCGTCGCGGTGCTGGTGAACGATTTCGGCGCGATCAACGTCGATGCCGATCTGGTGGTGGAGCACGGCGGCGAGACCATCGCGCTCGCCAACGGCTGCATCTGCTGCTCGATCGGCGACAGCCTGATGGACGCGCTGATCCGCATCCTGTCGGCGCCGCAGCCCGTCGACCGGATCCTCGTCGAGGCGAGCGGCGTGTCCGATCCGGCGCGCATCGCCGACATGGCGCGCATCGACCGCGCCCTCACCCTCGACGGCGTCGTCGTGCTGGCCGACGCGGCGGAAGTGCGGGCGCACGCCGCGGACCGCTTCGTCGGCGATGCCGTGCGCGGACAGATCGCCGTCGCCGACATCGTGCTGCTCAACAAGGCCGACCTCGCCGGCCCGGCGACACTCGCACAGACCGAGGCGTGGCTGGCCGAGGTGGCCCCCGATGTCCCGCGCGTGCGCACGACGATGGCCGAGGTCCCGCTCGACCTGATCCTCGGCGGCGCGGCGCACGGCTCCTCCGCGCCGCGCGCACCGGGTTTCGTCGATCACGAGGCGCGCTTCGCCCGTGCGGCGCTGCGCCTCCCGGTCCTGACCGACCGCGCCGGCTTCGAGGCGGCGCTTCGCGGGCTGCCCGCCTCGGTGCTCCGCGCCAAGGGCGTCGTGCACTTCGCCGAGGATCCCGCTGACGCCTTCCTCCTCCAGAAGACGGGCCGCAGCTGTACCCTGGCCTCCCTTGGTCGCCGTCCGCCCGACGGCGACGGCCTGGTCTTCATCGGGACGCCGGAGATGCCGTCCGCGGCCCTGCTGGCCGATGCGCTCGGCGGCGAACCGCTGGCGGACTGA
- a CDS encoding 2-oxoglutarate and iron-dependent oxygenase domain-containing protein: MATAQFQPDGAIPIIDIGNYLAGKPGALDQAAAELRFALENVGFYIIRGHGVPQEQIDGAFAAAAAFHAQPIEAKMALKINEHNVGYLPMRGNTLRTSEIQKDTKPNANEAFFAKRDLPADHPDVIANKRFRPMNPWPQNVPGFREAVVAYSTSLERLALSLLPIYARALELAADHFDAAFSDPQYTLRLTHYPEQPVRAEDEFGLAPHVDTSFMTLLAQNDVPGLSIRSRDGDWIDAPSIPGTFIVNGGEMLRRWTNDRFLATPHRVINRSGRERYAVPFFFDCNIDQPIKPVPTCTSPDNPPKFPETTYMEYMIWYQNRNYDAVTGKTGGA, encoded by the coding sequence ATGGCCACCGCCCAGTTCCAGCCTGACGGCGCGATCCCGATCATCGACATCGGAAACTATCTGGCGGGGAAGCCCGGCGCACTCGACCAAGCCGCGGCCGAACTGCGTTTCGCGCTGGAGAATGTCGGCTTCTACATCATCCGCGGCCACGGCGTGCCGCAGGAGCAGATCGACGGCGCCTTCGCGGCCGCGGCGGCGTTCCACGCACAGCCGATCGAGGCCAAGATGGCCCTGAAGATCAACGAGCACAATGTCGGCTACCTGCCGATGCGCGGCAACACGCTGCGCACCTCGGAGATCCAGAAGGACACGAAGCCGAACGCCAACGAGGCCTTCTTCGCCAAGCGCGACCTGCCGGCGGACCATCCCGACGTGATCGCCAACAAGCGCTTCCGCCCGATGAATCCCTGGCCGCAGAACGTGCCGGGCTTCCGCGAGGCCGTGGTCGCCTACAGCACCAGCCTGGAACGGCTGGCGCTGTCCCTGCTGCCGATCTACGCCCGCGCGCTCGAGTTGGCAGCGGACCATTTCGATGCGGCGTTCAGCGACCCGCAATACACGCTGCGCCTGACGCACTATCCCGAGCAGCCGGTCCGTGCCGAGGACGAGTTCGGCCTGGCGCCGCACGTCGACACCAGCTTCATGACGCTGCTGGCGCAGAACGACGTGCCGGGCCTCTCGATCCGCTCGCGCGACGGCGACTGGATCGACGCGCCGTCGATCCCCGGCACCTTCATCGTCAACGGCGGCGAGATGCTGCGGCGCTGGACCAACGACCGCTTCCTGGCCACGCCGCACCGGGTGATCAACAGATCCGGCCGCGAGCGCTACGCCGTCCCCTTCTTCTTCGACTGCAACATCGACCAGCCGATCAAGCCGGTCCCGACCTGCACCTCGCCGGACAACCCGCCGAAGTTCCCCGAGACGACCTACATGGAATACATGATCTGGTACCAGAACCGGAACTACGACGCCGTGACCGGGAAGACCGGCGGCGCGTAG
- the thiC gene encoding phosphomethylpyrimidine synthase ThiC, with protein MNHLAKTPRFTVTTGPISGSRKIFVPAEGHPDIRVPLREIALSPTANEPPVMVYDTSGPFTDPDAAIDIYKGLPRLREAWVAARGDTELYTGRSVKPEDNGYATGERLVAEFPNVPQPRRAIGGRSVSQLAYARAGIVTPEMIYVATRENEGRKRLKEAAVRDGEDFGASIPDYVTPEFVRDEIARGRAIIPANINHPELEPMIIGRNFLVKVNANIGNSAVTSSVAEEVEKMVWSIRWGGDTVMDLSTGRNIHNIREWIIRNAPIPIGTVPIYQALEKVGGVAEDLTWEVYRDTLIEQAEQGVDYFTVHAGVRLRYIHLTASRVTGIVSRGGSIMAKWCLAHHKESFLYEHFDEICDIMRAYDVSFSLGDGLRPGAIADANDAAQFAELETLGELTKVAWEKDVQVMIEGPGHVPMHKIKINMEKQLEECGEAPFYTLGPLTTDIAPGYDHITSGIGAAMIGWYGCAMLCYVTPKEHLGLPDRDDVKTGVITYRIAAHAADLAKGHPGAQLRDDALSRARFSFRWQDQFNLSLDPDTAQSFHDETLPKDAHKVAHFCSMCGPKFCSMQISQEIRDYANSGMEQMAEAFREGGSQIYRPVEETKPAAE; from the coding sequence ATGAACCACCTAGCCAAGACGCCACGCTTCACGGTGACGACCGGGCCGATATCCGGCTCGCGCAAGATTTTCGTACCCGCCGAGGGGCACCCCGACATCCGCGTCCCGCTGCGCGAGATCGCCCTGTCGCCGACGGCCAACGAGCCGCCCGTCATGGTCTACGACACGTCCGGGCCGTTCACCGATCCCGACGCCGCCATCGACATCTACAAGGGCCTGCCGCGCCTGCGCGAGGCGTGGGTCGCCGCACGCGGCGACACCGAACTCTACACCGGCCGCTCGGTGAAGCCCGAGGACAACGGCTACGCCACCGGCGAACGCCTCGTCGCCGAGTTTCCGAACGTCCCGCAGCCGCGCCGCGCGATCGGCGGCCGTTCGGTCAGCCAGCTGGCCTATGCCCGCGCCGGCATCGTCACGCCGGAGATGATCTATGTCGCGACCCGCGAGAACGAGGGCCGCAAGCGCCTGAAGGAGGCGGCGGTCCGCGACGGCGAGGATTTCGGCGCCAGCATTCCCGACTATGTGACGCCCGAGTTCGTGCGCGACGAGATCGCCCGCGGCCGCGCCATCATCCCGGCCAACATCAACCACCCGGAACTGGAGCCGATGATCATCGGCCGGAACTTCCTGGTGAAGGTGAACGCCAACATCGGCAACTCGGCCGTCACCTCGTCGGTGGCCGAGGAGGTCGAGAAGATGGTCTGGTCGATCCGCTGGGGCGGCGACACGGTCATGGACCTGTCGACCGGCCGCAACATCCACAACATCCGCGAATGGATCATCCGCAACGCGCCGATCCCGATCGGCACCGTGCCGATCTACCAGGCGCTGGAGAAGGTCGGCGGCGTCGCCGAGGACCTGACCTGGGAGGTCTATCGCGACACGCTGATCGAGCAGGCCGAGCAGGGCGTCGACTATTTCACCGTCCATGCCGGCGTGCGGCTGCGCTACATCCACCTGACCGCCAGCCGCGTCACCGGCATCGTCAGCCGCGGCGGCTCGATCATGGCGAAGTGGTGCCTGGCACACCACAAGGAGAGCTTCCTCTACGAGCATTTCGACGAGATCTGCGACATCATGCGGGCCTACGACGTCAGCTTCTCGCTGGGCGACGGCCTGCGGCCCGGTGCCATTGCCGACGCCAACGACGCGGCACAGTTCGCCGAGTTGGAGACGCTGGGCGAACTGACCAAGGTCGCCTGGGAGAAGGACGTCCAGGTCATGATCGAGGGCCCCGGCCACGTGCCGATGCACAAGATCAAGATCAACATGGAGAAGCAGCTGGAGGAGTGCGGCGAGGCGCCGTTCTACACGCTCGGCCCCCTCACGACCGACATCGCCCCCGGCTACGACCACATCACCAGCGGCATCGGTGCGGCGATGATCGGCTGGTACGGCTGCGCCATGCTCTGCTACGTCACGCCGAAGGAGCATCTGGGCCTTCCGGACCGCGACGACGTGAAGACCGGCGTCATCACCTACCGGATCGCCGCACACGCGGCCGACCTGGCCAAGGGCCATCCGGGGGCGCAACTCCGCGACGACGCGCTGTCGCGGGCGCGCTTCTCGTTCCGCTGGCAGGACCAGTTCAACCTGTCGCTCGATCCCGACACGGCCCAGTCCTTCCACGACGAGACGCTGCCGAAGGACGCGCACAAGGTGGCGCACTTCTGCTCGATGTGCGGGCCGAAATTCTGCTCGATGCAGATCTCGCAGGAGATCCGCGACTATGCCAACTCGGGCATGGAGCAGATGGCCGAGGCCTTCCGCGAGGGCGGCAGCCAGATCTACCGGCCGGTCGAGGAGACGAAGCCCGCGGCGGAGTAG
- the moeB gene encoding molybdopterin-synthase adenylyltransferase MoeB produces the protein MDFSEDQIQRYSRHILLPEVGGAGQAKLMGARVLIVGAGGLGAPMLLYLAAAGVGTIGVIDDDTVDLSNLQRQVIHTTGSVGRPKVDSAIEAVASLNPEVRIEAHRGRLNAGNVMDILAGYDLVADGTDNFATRFLLNDACYLAGKTLVSAALLRFDGQLSTFKAHLGDPHPCYRCIFREPPPAGMVPSCSEAGVFGAVAGAVGTLQATEVLKELLGIGDSLSGSLLMYDALSTTFRKVKVKRDAECPLCGTHPAIHDLSAHAPGNAAPADAGVA, from the coding sequence ATGGACTTCAGCGAAGACCAGATCCAGCGCTATTCGCGCCATATCCTGCTGCCCGAGGTCGGCGGCGCGGGCCAGGCGAAGCTGATGGGCGCGCGCGTCCTGATCGTCGGCGCCGGCGGCCTGGGCGCGCCGATGCTGCTCTATCTCGCCGCGGCTGGCGTCGGCACGATCGGCGTCATCGACGACGACACGGTCGACCTCTCCAACCTGCAACGGCAGGTGATCCACACCACCGGCAGTGTCGGACGGCCGAAGGTCGACAGCGCCATCGAGGCGGTGGCATCCCTCAACCCGGAGGTGCGGATCGAGGCGCACCGCGGGCGGCTCAATGCCGGCAACGTCATGGACATTCTCGCCGGCTACGACCTGGTCGCCGACGGCACAGACAATTTCGCGACCCGCTTCCTGCTGAACGACGCCTGCTACCTCGCCGGCAAGACGCTGGTGTCGGCGGCATTGCTGCGCTTCGACGGCCAGCTCTCGACGTTCAAGGCGCATCTGGGCGACCCGCATCCCTGCTATCGCTGCATCTTCCGCGAGCCGCCGCCGGCGGGCATGGTGCCCTCCTGCTCCGAGGCCGGCGTGTTCGGCGCCGTCGCCGGCGCCGTCGGCACGCTCCAGGCGACCGAGGTGCTGAAGGAACTGCTGGGCATCGGCGATTCGCTGTCGGGGTCGCTGCTCATGTACGACGCGCTGTCGACGACCTTCCGCAAGGTGAAGGTGAAGCGCGACGCCGAGTGCCCGCTGTGCGGCACGCATCCCGCCATCCACGACCTGTCCGCACACGCGCCCGGCAACGCGGCCCCAGCCGACGCGGGCGTCGCCTGA
- a CDS encoding GntR family transcriptional regulator has protein sequence MDAVSPLTAVSAPPVQQRLSDIAYERIKHDIIRCALAPGEEVTEARLGVRLGLGKAPVRAALMRLSQEGLIRALPRRGYLVAPVTLRDVQDIFQFRMLLEPEAARLAAGRVQGDRLRQLDAVCRAGYVPGDRESEADFLRANRDFHVTIAEASGNARLTTTLAGLLDEMERLLHLGLALRNRTEEMQHEHKTLVDALIRGDGDAAAGIAAEQVDASRKMVMDAILSSPLALEVSIRQA, from the coding sequence ATGGATGCCGTTTCGCCCCTGACGGCCGTTTCCGCGCCGCCCGTTCAGCAGCGCCTGAGCGACATCGCCTATGAGCGGATCAAGCACGACATCATCCGCTGCGCCCTGGCGCCGGGCGAGGAGGTGACGGAGGCGCGGCTCGGGGTGCGGCTGGGCCTGGGCAAGGCGCCGGTGCGCGCGGCGCTGATGCGCCTGTCGCAGGAGGGCCTGATCCGGGCGCTGCCGCGCCGCGGCTATCTGGTGGCGCCGGTGACGCTGCGCGACGTGCAGGACATCTTCCAGTTCCGCATGCTGCTGGAACCCGAGGCGGCGCGGCTCGCCGCCGGCCGTGTCCAGGGCGACCGGCTGCGCCAGCTCGACGCCGTCTGCCGCGCCGGCTACGTGCCCGGCGACCGCGAAAGCGAGGCGGACTTCCTGCGCGCCAACCGCGACTTCCACGTCACCATCGCCGAGGCGTCGGGCAACGCGCGGCTGACCACGACCCTGGCGGGCCTGCTCGACGAGATGGAGCGGCTGCTGCACCTGGGCCTCGCCCTGCGCAATCGTACCGAGGAGATGCAGCACGAGCACAAGACGCTGGTCGACGCGCTGATCCGCGGCGACGGCGATGCCGCGGCGGGCATTGCGGCGGAGCAGGTCGACGCGTCGCGCAAGATGGTGATGGACGCCATCCTGTCGAGCCCGCTGGCGCTCGAGGTCAGTATCCGGCAGGCCTGA
- a CDS encoding mandelate racemase/muconate lactonizing enzyme family protein produces the protein MKITKVETIWISIPFDHGGPASGFGGKVWRDLGTLLVKVETDAGITGWGEAFGYNAIPSTRAAIESMVAPLVIGRDPLAITPLMTELQKTLHIFGRYGQTIYALSGLDIALWDIAAKAAGVPLRRLLGTGGDDPLPCYASLLRYGDPAIVAERSAAAAAEGYRYIKLHETTVEAVAAARDAVGPDVEIMVDTNCPWTLQEALDMARRLEPQRLYWLEEPIWPPENFAGLAELSRRAPMPIAAGENACTAWQFQAMLEARAVAFAQPSVTKVGGISEFRKVQALCETHNTACAPHSPYFGPGFLATMQLVAGTGTPVERFFGRLEASLYGDLVDARDGWLRVADVPGVGPDPDPAVIARYRVE, from the coding sequence ATGAAGATCACCAAGGTCGAGACCATCTGGATCAGCATCCCCTTCGACCACGGCGGCCCGGCGAGCGGCTTCGGCGGCAAGGTCTGGCGCGACCTCGGCACGCTGCTGGTCAAGGTCGAGACCGACGCGGGCATCACCGGCTGGGGCGAGGCCTTCGGCTACAACGCCATCCCCTCGACCCGTGCCGCGATCGAGAGCATGGTGGCGCCGCTCGTCATCGGCCGCGACCCGCTCGCCATAACGCCGCTGATGACCGAACTGCAGAAGACGCTGCACATCTTCGGCCGCTACGGCCAGACGATCTATGCCCTGTCCGGGCTCGACATCGCGCTCTGGGACATCGCGGCGAAGGCGGCGGGCGTGCCGCTGCGCCGGCTGCTCGGCACCGGCGGCGACGACCCCCTGCCCTGCTATGCCAGCCTGCTGCGCTACGGCGACCCGGCCATCGTCGCCGAGCGGTCCGCCGCCGCGGCGGCCGAAGGCTACCGTTACATCAAGCTGCACGAGACGACGGTCGAGGCGGTGGCCGCGGCGCGCGACGCCGTCGGACCCGACGTCGAGATCATGGTCGACACCAACTGCCCCTGGACGCTCCAGGAAGCGCTCGACATGGCGCGCCGGCTGGAGCCGCAGCGGCTCTACTGGCTGGAGGAGCCGATCTGGCCGCCCGAGAACTTCGCCGGTCTCGCCGAACTGTCGCGCCGCGCGCCGATGCCGATCGCGGCCGGCGAGAATGCCTGCACCGCCTGGCAGTTCCAGGCGATGCTGGAGGCGCGCGCCGTCGCCTTCGCCCAGCCCAGCGTCACCAAGGTCGGCGGCATATCCGAGTTCCGGAAGGTCCAGGCCCTGTGCGAGACGCACAACACCGCCTGCGCGCCGCATTCGCCCTATTTCGGGCCGGGCTTCCTCGCCACCATGCAGCTGGTCGCCGGCACCGGCACCCCGGTCGAACGCTTCTTCGGCCGGCTGGAGGCGAGCCTCTATGGCGACCTGGTGGATGCGCGGGACGGCTGGCTGCGCGTCGCCGATGTGCCCGGCGTCGGTCCCGACCCCGATCCGGCCGTGATCGCACGGTATCGGGTGGAATAG
- a CDS encoding ATP-binding protein: MQKVFDLAKLVAEPGGFPAVAQVLDLVDTAACLMDAEERIKGWNRCYERFFPEHIGRLTPGLTYAENLERFFSHNVTFRSEEQLREKVQAGLIRHRGQTQPFFFQLRDGRWLKSQNLWLDDGGCIKLWTDVTEEHNARFAERGLAEAIAHYDLGFALFDKNGCFVLANRAYSNLFPYTPDLFHPKTTYAEHLLRHARHSWDEVEAERLSALAGRPVPLTAALRGAAVFRMKNGGWMRLEEHVTHEGGIASLWIDITEIHELDETNARLAAQTSDLRRLAQELREARDAAIASQMRAEQANRTKSGFLAMMSHELRTPLNAVIGLSDAMLHEIFGPIENPRYKDYAHDINAAGRHQLDLINDLLDLSRIEAGRLPVRLERIDPATVVEEASAMLTPLAEEREIVFEARIDDRLDSITADRRALVQIAVNLLSNAVKFTPPGGQVRLALGPAAAGGFTLTVADTGIGMTEVEVARAFELFVQIDNAWTRQQEGTGLGLPMVKGLVEMHGGTVRIDSSPHHGTTVTAEFPCQRAANAA, from the coding sequence ATGCAGAAGGTCTTCGACCTCGCCAAGCTGGTAGCCGAGCCCGGCGGCTTTCCCGCCGTCGCCCAGGTTCTCGACCTCGTCGACACCGCCGCCTGCCTGATGGACGCCGAGGAACGGATCAAGGGCTGGAACCGCTGCTACGAGCGCTTCTTCCCCGAGCATATCGGCCGCCTGACGCCCGGCCTGACCTATGCCGAGAACCTTGAACGCTTCTTCTCGCACAACGTCACCTTCAGGAGCGAGGAGCAGCTGCGGGAGAAGGTCCAGGCGGGACTGATCAGGCACCGTGGCCAGACGCAGCCCTTCTTCTTCCAGCTCCGCGACGGCCGCTGGCTGAAGTCGCAGAACCTCTGGCTTGACGACGGCGGCTGCATCAAGCTCTGGACCGACGTCACCGAGGAGCACAACGCCCGGTTCGCCGAGCGCGGCCTCGCCGAAGCGATCGCCCACTACGACCTCGGCTTCGCCCTTTTCGACAAGAACGGCTGCTTCGTCCTGGCCAACCGTGCCTACTCGAACCTGTTTCCCTATACGCCCGACCTCTTCCATCCGAAGACGACCTACGCCGAGCACCTGCTCCGGCACGCACGCCACAGCTGGGACGAGGTCGAGGCGGAACGGCTGTCGGCGCTCGCCGGCCGGCCGGTGCCCCTGACCGCGGCGCTCCGCGGCGCGGCGGTCTTCCGGATGAAGAACGGCGGCTGGATGCGGCTGGAGGAGCACGTCACGCACGAGGGCGGGATTGCCTCGCTCTGGATCGACATCACCGAGATCCACGAACTCGACGAGACCAACGCCCGCCTCGCCGCACAGACCAGCGACCTGCGGCGCCTGGCCCAGGAGCTGCGCGAGGCCCGCGACGCCGCCATCGCCAGCCAGATGCGCGCCGAGCAGGCCAACCGCACCAAGTCCGGCTTCCTGGCGATGATGAGCCACGAACTCCGCACCCCGCTGAACGCGGTGATCGGCCTCTCCGATGCGATGCTGCACGAGATCTTCGGGCCGATCGAGAACCCCCGCTACAAGGACTACGCCCACGACATCAACGCCGCCGGCCGGCATCAGCTCGACCTGATCAACGATCTCCTCGACCTGTCGCGCATCGAGGCGGGGCGGCTGCCGGTGCGGCTTGAGCGGATCGATCCCGCGACAGTGGTCGAGGAAGCCTCGGCGATGCTGACGCCGCTCGCCGAGGAGCGCGAGATCGTCTTCGAGGCCCGGATCGACGATCGTCTCGACAGCATCACGGCCGACCGCCGGGCGCTCGTCCAGATCGCGGTCAACCTGCTCTCCAATGCCGTGAAGTTCACGCCACCCGGCGGACAGGTGCGTCTCGCCCTCGGTCCTGCCGCCGCCGGCGGCTTCACGCTGACGGTCGCGGATACCGGCATCGGCATGACCGAGGTCGAGGTGGCGCGCGCCTTCGAGCTCTTCGTGCAGATCGACAATGCCTGGACCCGCCAGCAGGAAGGCACCGGCCTGGGCCTGCCGATGGTCAAGGGCCTGGTCGAGATGCACGGCGGGACGGTCCGGATCGACAGCAGCCCGCACCACGGAACCACGGTGACCGCGGAATTTCCCTGTCAGCGCGCCGCCAACGCCGCCTGA
- a CDS encoding SDR family NAD(P)-dependent oxidoreductase: MTVALVTGAASGIGAAVARRIAGRDVRILLHTRANREGLERTAAAVRAAGAETALAYGDLAAPETAADLVGTAVERFGGLDWLVSNAGFADRRSLAELPEDGLRGPFAAIAEGFFHLIRAARPSLESSGAGRVVAVSAFGAHRFPAHGYRFPSTAAAKAAMETLARSLAAELAPAGVTVNCVSPGFVRKDAGAHTALSPQKWAEIAAGIPLGRLADPAEVAGVIAFLLSPDAAYVTGQTIHVDGGMSLG; encoded by the coding sequence GTGACGGTGGCCCTCGTCACCGGCGCGGCATCGGGGATCGGTGCTGCCGTTGCGCGCCGCATCGCGGGCCGGGACGTCCGGATCCTGCTCCACACCCGCGCCAACCGGGAGGGGCTGGAGCGAACGGCAGCCGCCGTTCGCGCGGCGGGTGCCGAGACCGCGCTGGCCTATGGCGATCTCGCCGCGCCCGAGACCGCCGCCGACCTCGTCGGGACGGCGGTGGAGCGGTTCGGCGGTCTCGACTGGCTGGTGAGCAATGCCGGTTTCGCCGATCGTCGGAGCCTTGCCGAGCTGCCCGAAGACGGGCTTCGCGGACCCTTCGCCGCGATCGCAGAAGGCTTCTTCCACCTGATCCGCGCGGCTCGGCCCAGCCTGGAGTCGTCCGGTGCGGGCCGGGTGGTGGCGGTCAGCGCCTTCGGGGCGCACCGGTTTCCGGCGCACGGCTATCGCTTTCCGTCGACGGCGGCGGCCAAGGCCGCCATGGAGACGCTGGCCCGGTCGCTCGCGGCCGAACTCGCGCCGGCCGGGGTGACGGTGAACTGCGTCTCGCCCGGCTTTGTCAGGAAGGATGCCGGGGCGCACACGGCGCTCTCGCCGCAGAAGTGGGCGGAGATCGCAGCGGGGATTCCGCTCGGGCGCCTCGCCGATCCCGCCGAGGTCGCCGGCGTCATCGCCTTCCTCCTGTCACCCGACGCGGCCTATGTGACAGGTCAGACCATTCACGTGGACGGCGGCATGTCGCTCGGCTGA
- the gpmA gene encoding 2,3-diphosphoglycerate-dependent phosphoglycerate mutase, whose amino-acid sequence MTKLVLVRHGQSQWNLENRFTGWKDVDITEAGVAEARKGARALMKAGFDFDLCYTSVLKRAIRTLWTILDEMDRMWLPVVRDWRLNERHYGALQGLNKAETAQKHSEEQVFIWRRSFDVPPPALEPGDERWPGADRRYAMLPPKAIPLAESLKDTIARVEPYFVGEIAPQIAQGKRVLIAAHGNSLRALVKYLDEVSDAEIPKVEIPTGVPLVYELDEKMKPIRHYYLED is encoded by the coding sequence ATGACCAAGCTAGTTCTGGTCCGGCACGGGCAGTCCCAGTGGAACCTGGAGAACCGCTTCACCGGCTGGAAGGACGTCGACATCACCGAGGCCGGCGTCGCCGAGGCGCGCAAGGGCGCGCGCGCGCTGATGAAGGCCGGGTTCGATTTCGACCTCTGCTACACCTCGGTGCTGAAGCGGGCGATCCGCACGCTCTGGACCATCCTGGACGAAATGGACCGGATGTGGCTGCCGGTGGTGCGCGACTGGCGCCTGAACGAGCGACACTACGGCGCGCTGCAGGGCCTGAACAAGGCCGAGACGGCACAGAAGCACAGCGAGGAGCAGGTCTTCATCTGGCGGCGCAGCTTCGACGTGCCGCCGCCGGCGCTGGAGCCGGGCGACGAGCGCTGGCCGGGCGCCGACCGCCGCTACGCCATGCTGCCGCCCAAGGCGATTCCGCTGGCGGAGAGCCTGAAGGACACGATCGCGCGGGTCGAACCCTATTTCGTCGGCGAGATCGCGCCGCAGATCGCCCAGGGCAAGCGCGTGCTGATCGCGGCGCACGGCAACAGCCTGCGCGCCCTGGTCAAGTATCTGGACGAGGTGTCCGACGCGGAGATCCCGAAGGTCGAGATCCCGACCGGCGTGCCGCTCGTCTACGAACTCGACGAGAAGATGAAGCCGATCCGCCACTACTATCTGGAAGACTGA